From a region of the Mercurialis annua linkage group LG1-X, ddMerAnnu1.2, whole genome shotgun sequence genome:
- the LOC126657540 gene encoding uncharacterized protein LOC126657540, with protein MADQHEENVQEENVHDEESVHNDAIPAAGEGRGRGRGRGRGRGRGRGPNFNIPGFDFEQFLAGIAAMQTNQVEVQNMHREQLDYQQQRVGANVDRDLVMAFMRLKPMKFDGSNDALDFLDEVEMNARRLNASERQSILMVEMSVKGSAKDWFQRHIQPSMGEMTWNEFVTRFKEFFLPFSVTENHREKLLNLNKIGKTVQEYVTEFTRLSRFTPDLMLDRDRVNSRFIKGLGPEYIGLLSDVRKDLVQIIDSARQMESTLIQFGKINVTGELVREGTTSSNTNRFIGPYRKGFKKGKKDRRFSMSGSSSSGRSSGGTVPLCNTCGKKNFGVCFMTRGCYTCGQQGHFSRECPMSGPQGSSASVVQPVFQQPRPVYPAVSGQAQNQNVFNGQRGRGYGFGNRGGGRTTGGRGSGATASGGQARVFAINPQEANASNAVVQGIQPVILQNPLLVATPVGESIDVTVVYPSCPVLIGERELLADLLLLNVLEFDVILEMDWLSRHYANVDCREKIVTFHTPGTELISIRGEKLETPKSLVSDLKARKMLSKGCQGFLALVRDIQKEVGTELKELKDQLEELIDRGFIRPSVSPWGALVLFVKKKDGSMRLCIDYRQLNKVTIKNKYPLPRIDDLFDQLQGARYFLKIDLRSGYHQLKIRNDDIPKTAFRTRYNHYEFLVMSFGLTNAPAAFMDLMNRIFKPFLDQFVIVFIDDILIYSRTEEEHAQHLRIVLQTLRDHQLYAKFSKCEFWLEEVAFLGHVVSQSGIKVDPKKIEAVMDWKRPSSVTEIRSFLGLAGYYRRFVQDFSKLSAPLTKLTQKNAKFIWTDQCEVSFQKLKECLTTAPVLALPEGSDGPTVYCDASRIGFGCVLMQHGRVIAYASRQLKKHEVNYPTHDLELAAVIFALKIWRHYLYGAKCEIFTDHKSLKYIFDQRELNLRQRRWME; from the exons ATGGCTGATCAGCATGAGGAAAACGTTCAAGAGGAGAATGTTCATGATGAGGAGTCCGTTCATAACGATGCGATACCCGCAGCAGGCGAAGGTCGTGGTCGTGGacgtggacgtggtcgaggtcgtggtagAGGCCGTGGGCCAAATTTTAATATTCCGGGCTTTGATTTCGAACAATTTTTAGCTGGCATAGCAGCCATGCAAACGAATCAAGTGGAAGTGCAGAATATGCACAGAGAGCAGTTGGATTACCAACAGCAGAGAGTTGGTGCTAATGTTGATCGTGATCTCGTTATGGCTTTCATGAGGCTCAAGCCCATGAAGTTTGATGGatcgaacgatgcattagattTCTTAGATGAAGTAGAGATGAATGCTAGACGTCTTAATGCTAGTGAAAGACAGTCTATACTGATGGTGGAGATGTCAGTAAAAGGATCTGCGAAGGATTGGTTTCAAAGGCATATTCAACCAAGTATGGGAGAGATGACTTGGAATGAATTTGTCACTCGATTTAAGGAATTCTTTCTGCCGTTTTCAGTAACGGAGAATCATCGAGAGAAGTTGTTGAATCTGAATAAGATAGGAAAGACggtgcaagagtatgtgacaGAGTTCACAAGGTTGAGTCGTTTCACACCTGATCTGATGTTGGATAGAGATAGGGTGAATTCAAGGTTTATTAAGGGGCTAGGACCCGAATATATTGGATTGCTATCTGATGTTAGGAAGGATTTGGTGCAAATCATCGATAGTGCACGTCAGATGGAAAGTACTTTGATCCAATTTGGAAAGATCAATGTTACTGGTGAGCTTGTAAGAGAAGGAACTACTAGTTCGAATACGAATAGGTTCATTGGACCATATCGTAAAGGATTTAAGAAAGGAAAGAAAGATAGGAGGTTTAGTATGTCTGGATCAAGTTCTAGTGGACGAAGTTCAGGAGGAACAGTACCACTATGTAATACTTGTGGAAAGAAGAATTTTGGGGTATGCTTTATGACGAGAGGATGTTACACGTGTGGACAGCAGGGTCATTTCTCAAGAGAATGTCCTATGTCTGGACCACAAGGTTCAAGTGCTAGTGTTGTTCAACCAGTATTTCAACAACCTAGACCTGTATATCCTGCAGTGTCTGGGCAGGCACAGAACCAAAATGTGTTTAATGGACAACGTGGAAGAGGATATGGTTTTGGTAATCGTGGTGGAGGAAGGACCACAGGCGGACGAGGATCTGGAGCAACTGCTAGCGGAGGGCAGGCTAGAGTTTTTGCGATCAATCCTCAAGAGGCGAATGCGTCGAACGCGGTAGTGCAag GAATTCAACCTGTGATTTTGCAAAACCCATTGTTAGTAGCTACACCTGTAGGCGAAAGCATAGACGTTACTGTAGTTTATCCGTCGTGTCCTGTGTTAATTGGAGAGCGAGAATTGCTTGCGGATTTGTTGTTGCTTAATGTTTTAGAATTCGACGTCATCCTAGAAATGGATTGGTTGTCGCGACATTATGCGAATGTGGATTGTAGAGAGAAGATAGTGACGTTCCATACACCTGGAACTGAACTCATCTCTATACGGGGAGAGAAGTTGGAAACCCCAAAGAGTTTAGTCTCGGATTTGAAAGCGAGAAAGATGTTAAGtaaaggatgtcaaggatttttagctCTGGTACGAGATATTCAGAAGGAAGTTGGAA CAGAACTAAAGGAGTTGAAGGATCAATTAGAAGAATTGATTGATCGTGGATTTATACGACCAAGTGTCTCACCTTGGGGAGCACTTGtgttgtttgtaaagaagaaggatggatctatgagactctgtatagattacagacaactcaataaggtcacaatcaagaataagtatcctttacccagaattgacgatttattcgatcaaTTGCAAGGAGCGAGGTACTTTTTGAAGATTGATCTGAGGTCTggttatcatcagttgaagatcagaaatgatgatattccaaagactgcattcagaacaagatacaatcattatgaatttttggtgatgtcatttggattgacaaatgcaccagcggctttcatggatttgatgaatcggATTTTTAAACCGTTTCTAGATCAATTCGTGATAGTGTTCATAGATGATATCTTGATTTATTCGCGCACAGAGGAGGAGCATGCGCAACACTTAAGGATTGTGTTACAGACTTTGAGAGATCATCAACTTTATGCCAAATTCTCGAAGTGTGAGTTTTGGTTAGAAGAAGtagcatttttgggacatgtagTATCTCAAAGTGGGATTAAGGTGGATCCTaaaaagattgaagctgtgatggATTGGAAAAGGCCAAGTTCAGTGACAGAAATTCGTAGTTTcttgggtttagctggttattatagacggtttgtgcaagacttttctaagttgtctgcaccattaactaagctgactcagaagaacgcgaagtTCATTTGGACTGATCAATGTGAAGTGAGTTTCCAGAAGCTGAAGGAGTGTTTGACAACAGCTCCAGTTCTGGCATTACCAGAAGGTAGTGATGGACCTACAgtctattgtgatgcttctaggATCGGGTTTGGATGTgtactgatgcaacatggacgagttatagcttatgcttctcgccagttgaaaaagcatgaagttaattatccaacccatgatctagaattagcagcgGTAATATTCgcattaaagatttggagacattacctatatggagcaaaatgcgaaatattcactgatcacaagagtctgaaatacatatttgatcagagagagttaaATCTCAGGCAGAGGAGGTGGATGGAATAG